A window from Pontibacillus yanchengensis encodes these proteins:
- a CDS encoding kinase-associated lipoprotein B produces the protein MESLHAGDLVTAHYKTGKYIGEIVEDRGEAFLVKVLAVAKHPQQGDLHNPGQTENVFFHQRKALSYNEKANVSKSAVKAFEGDDVPSYNESLKQSVEKLKEKLQEENTFNQQAKEQLQDLEKQYFH, from the coding sequence ATGGAATCATTACATGCAGGAGATCTTGTGACAGCACATTATAAAACGGGTAAATACATTGGAGAGATAGTGGAAGATAGAGGGGAAGCCTTTTTAGTTAAGGTATTAGCTGTTGCCAAACACCCTCAACAAGGTGACTTGCACAACCCAGGACAAACGGAAAATGTCTTTTTCCATCAGCGGAAAGCATTAAGTTACAACGAAAAAGCAAATGTATCCAAATCAGCTGTTAAAGCTTTTGAAGGTGACGACGTCCCTTCCTATAATGAATCACTCAAACAATCCGTTGAAAAATTAAAAGAAAAGCTACAAGAAGAAAATACATTCAATCAACAAGCTAAAGAGCAACTTCAAGATTTAGAGAAACAGTATTTTCACTAA